One region of Vicinamibacteria bacterium genomic DNA includes:
- a CDS encoding ATP-binding protein produces MFFDDLEAVDETALRRIAENQVAENLTLEFKRELSLDTKEEKREAAKDISAMANTVGGQILYGVAEKKLADGSKVASAIMQLTDGAVDSQLADVLANGVHPRVYPTMRKVAIAKGGFVLIVQVRRSYADLHMVIGYETFRYYKRDAKGTVPMTEPEVRQEYERIALAKVSLDTKLSEVIEAEARVRGALDESIIVVPWYSSPTFLDPRTIEPLGQRLRTEVLVGLNDSVRFGDLRLMADGYRKTTLNKPVQTADVYIAVLRTGVMHLSDRDALRWSSENQDLMVFYSVPAIIRIVELLMVARYVCKYVNYWAPVRLAYFLRPTKPFVIDPTPWNDPPMVQPLLLRATPVDVRFDETKSIGRATKEILDQIFQAAGRAESPYFDADGVMVEAHRQHFPEPIVRRLL; encoded by the coding sequence ATGTTCTTTGACGACTTGGAGGCGGTCGATGAGACCGCGCTGCGACGCATCGCGGAGAATCAAGTCGCCGAGAATCTCACCCTTGAGTTTAAGCGCGAACTCTCCCTAGATACGAAGGAGGAGAAGCGCGAGGCCGCGAAGGACATCTCGGCGATGGCCAACACCGTCGGCGGGCAGATCCTCTATGGGGTCGCCGAGAAAAAGCTCGCTGACGGTTCAAAGGTTGCAAGCGCCATCATGCAGCTCACCGACGGAGCTGTCGACTCCCAGCTCGCCGATGTGCTTGCGAACGGCGTACACCCTAGGGTCTATCCGACCATGCGGAAGGTCGCCATTGCGAAGGGCGGGTTCGTCCTGATTGTTCAGGTGCGGCGCTCTTACGCCGACCTACACATGGTGATCGGTTACGAGACCTTCCGTTACTACAAGCGAGACGCTAAGGGAACCGTGCCGATGACGGAGCCGGAGGTGCGGCAGGAGTACGAGAGGATCGCTCTGGCGAAGGTATCTTTGGACACGAAGCTCAGCGAAGTAATCGAGGCTGAGGCGAGGGTTCGAGGCGCCCTTGACGAGTCGATCATCGTGGTGCCGTGGTACTCAAGCCCCACATTTCTTGATCCGCGGACAATTGAACCGCTTGGTCAACGACTGCGGACCGAAGTCTTAGTGGGGCTCAATGACAGCGTGCGCTTCGGGGACTTAAGGTTGATGGCAGACGGCTACCGTAAGACGACGCTCAACAAGCCCGTACAGACGGCGGATGTCTACATCGCGGTCCTGAGGACTGGAGTGATGCACTTGTCCGACCGGGATGCTCTCCGCTGGTCCTCCGAAAACCAGGATCTCATGGTTTTTTACTCGGTACCGGCAATCATCAGGATCGTTGAACTTCTCATGGTGGCGCGATACGTCTGCAAGTACGTCAACTACTGGGCTCCGGTAAGGCTCGCCTACTTCCTTCGGCCGACGAAGCCCTTCGTGATTGATCCGACACCATGGAATGACCCCCCGATGGTCCAGCCGCTCCTCTTGAGGGCCACGCCGGTCGATGTTCGGTTCGATGAGACGAAGAGCATCGGGAGGGCGACAAAGGAGATTCTGGACCAGATTTTCCAGGCGGCCGGAAGAGCAGAGTCGCCCTATTTCGATGCTGATGGCGTGATGGTTGAGGCGCACCGGCAGCACTTCCCGGAGCCGATCGTGCGGCGGCTGCTCTAA
- the udk gene encoding uridine kinase yields MSVLVGIAGGTGSGKTSFAQKLQIRLGAPRCLIIAQDSYYKDGSSLDRAAQAAINYDHPDAFDTSLLVQDLRDLKAGRPVPLLTYDHATYARRVLPDPLTSRPVILLEGILVLVEEPLRRLMDIKLFIDTDADVRILRRLQRDLGERGRSFESVGKQYLSSVRPMHLEFVEPSKRYADLIIPEGAENEVALEAVVARVQAMQRG; encoded by the coding sequence ATGTCCGTGCTGGTGGGAATCGCGGGCGGTACGGGGTCGGGCAAGACCTCCTTCGCCCAGAAGCTCCAGATCCGCCTGGGCGCCCCGCGGTGCCTGATCATCGCCCAGGACTCGTACTACAAGGACGGCAGCTCCCTCGATCGCGCCGCCCAGGCCGCGATCAACTACGACCACCCGGACGCCTTCGACACCTCCCTGCTCGTGCAGGATCTGAGGGATCTCAAAGCGGGACGCCCGGTGCCCTTGCTCACCTATGACCACGCGACCTACGCCAGGCGGGTCCTGCCCGATCCCCTGACCTCGCGCCCGGTGATTCTCCTGGAAGGGATCCTGGTCCTGGTGGAGGAGCCGCTGCGCCGGCTCATGGACATCAAGCTCTTCATCGACACCGACGCGGATGTCCGCATCCTGCGCCGGCTCCAGCGGGACCTCGGCGAGCGGGGCCGGAGCTTCGAGTCCGTGGGGAAGCAGTACCTGTCCTCCGTCCGCCCCATGCACCTCGAGTTCGTGGAGCCCTCCAAGCGCTACGCGGATCTCATCATCCCGGAAGGGGCGGAGAACGAGGTGGCGCTGGAGGCGGTGGTGGCCCGCGTCCAGGCCATGCAGAGGGGCTGA
- the ftsE gene encoding cell division ATP-binding protein FtsE yields MIQAFHVYKQYDRESSALSDVTLHIEKGDFCFLTGPSGAGKTTFLKLVFREELPSQGQILVGGRNITAIPDRQIPELRRSIGVVFQDFKLLKRKTILENVAFVLRILSVPSKEQKRRAFAALKAVGLHHKMHAYPLQLSGGEQQRVAIARALINEPMLLLADEPTGNLDPDLAQEIMALFQEVNARGTTVLVATHDREMIQRMGKRVVALEKGRVVAGS; encoded by the coding sequence ATGATACAGGCCTTCCACGTGTACAAGCAGTACGACCGCGAGTCCTCCGCCCTCTCTGATGTCACCCTCCACATCGAGAAGGGCGACTTCTGCTTCCTGACCGGGCCCTCGGGGGCGGGGAAGACCACCTTCCTGAAGCTGGTCTTTCGCGAGGAGCTTCCCTCCCAGGGGCAGATCCTGGTGGGAGGGCGGAACATCACCGCCATTCCCGACCGGCAGATCCCGGAGCTGCGGCGCTCCATCGGCGTCGTCTTCCAGGATTTCAAGCTCCTCAAGCGGAAGACCATCCTGGAGAACGTGGCCTTCGTCCTCCGCATCCTGTCCGTGCCGAGCAAGGAGCAGAAGCGGCGGGCCTTCGCGGCCCTGAAGGCGGTGGGGTTGCACCACAAGATGCACGCCTACCCCCTCCAGCTGTCGGGGGGGGAGCAGCAGCGGGTGGCCATCGCGCGCGCCCTCATCAACGAGCCCATGCTCCTCTTGGCCGACGAGCCGACCGGGAACCTGGACCCGGATCTGGCCCAGGAGATCATGGCCCTCTTCCAGGAGGTCAACGCCCGCGGCACCACCGTCCTCGTGGCCACCCACGACCGGGAAATGATCCAGCGCATGGGCAAGCGGGTGGTGGCCCTGGAGAAGGGCCGGGTGGTGGCGGGGTCCTAG
- a CDS encoding alpha/beta fold hydrolase: MPPSSTSPFRPPPFLVGGHRQTILGFWSRRYLGWPLPVEDMVVEAGDDARLLVRATWQPGPRDESSALVVVHGLGGSDRSPYTLSTGRLAFARGWHVLRANLRGAGDAEALCARLYNAGLDSDVLAVVEGAARVCPRISVVSFSLGASMALLALGRHPDRLPAALQAVVAVCPPLDLAACAAALERPQNRVYQRYFLKNLRAAYRRRQRRRPDLYEAGRERGIETIRAYDEAITAFYGGYRSADDYYERSSAGPWLEAIGRRALILAAADDPLVPAESVARWPLPSSGLVEREMAPTGGHVGFVSRTRAPGFFWAAERALDFLAS, encoded by the coding sequence GTGCCGCCATCCTCCACCTCCCCCTTCCGCCCGCCTCCCTTCCTGGTCGGCGGGCACCGGCAGACCATCCTCGGCTTCTGGTCCCGGCGCTACCTGGGCTGGCCCCTGCCCGTGGAAGACATGGTGGTGGAGGCGGGCGACGACGCCCGCCTGCTCGTGCGCGCGACCTGGCAGCCCGGCCCGCGGGATGAGAGCTCCGCGCTCGTGGTGGTCCATGGCCTGGGCGGTTCCGACCGGTCCCCCTACACCCTTTCCACCGGCCGGCTGGCCTTCGCGCGCGGCTGGCACGTGCTGCGGGCGAACCTGCGCGGGGCGGGAGACGCGGAGGCCCTCTGTGCGCGGCTCTACAACGCGGGCCTGGACAGCGATGTGCTCGCGGTGGTGGAGGGGGCGGCGCGGGTCTGCCCACGGATCTCCGTGGTCAGCTTCTCGCTCGGGGCCAGCATGGCCCTCCTGGCCCTGGGCCGGCATCCAGACCGGCTGCCCGCCGCCCTCCAGGCGGTCGTGGCCGTGTGCCCCCCCCTCGACCTCGCCGCCTGCGCCGCCGCCTTGGAGCGGCCCCAGAACCGTGTCTACCAGCGCTACTTTCTCAAGAACCTTCGCGCCGCTTACCGGCGGCGCCAGCGCCGACGCCCGGACCTCTACGAGGCGGGTCGGGAGCGGGGCATCGAGACGATCCGCGCGTACGACGAGGCCATCACCGCCTTCTACGGCGGGTACCGAAGCGCCGACGATTACTACGAGCGCTCCAGCGCGGGGCCCTGGCTTGAAGCCATCGGGCGAAGGGCGTTGATCCTGGCCGCGGCCGATGACCCTCTGGTCCCCGCGGAATCGGTGGCGCGCTGGCCGCTGCCCTCCTCGGGGCTGGTCGAGCGCGAGATGGCCCCGACCGGGGGCCACGTGGGCTTCGTGTCCCGCACCCGCGCGCCCGGCTTCTTCTGGGCCGCGGAGCGCGCCCTGGACTTTCTCGCCTCCTGA
- a CDS encoding threonine/serine dehydratase has product MGGVLIPSLDEITEARGRIAGVASRTPLVRLNLPEAPAEIHLKLESLQPIGSFKIRGAANAMARLSPEELSRGVLTASAGNMAQGVAFCARRLGIPCTVVAPDTAPATKVAAIERLGGRVLKVSYERWWQTFEERRYPGLPGTFIHAFDDPQVMAGNGTIALEVLEDLPEVDALVIPWGGGGLFCGIAAAMKARKPACRLFAAEVETAAPLREALAAGAPRVVEYRPSFVDGIGAKTVFPRMLDRVRGLIDDALKASLAEVAAAVRVLAERNRVIAEGAGACPVACALSGGAGKSRIVCIVSGGNIDLDRFCAVLSGTF; this is encoded by the coding sequence GTGGGCGGAGTTCTGATCCCCAGCCTGGACGAGATTACCGAGGCCCGGGGGCGCATCGCAGGCGTGGCCTCGCGCACGCCCCTCGTGCGCTTGAACCTGCCCGAGGCCCCGGCCGAGATCCACCTCAAGCTCGAGAGCCTGCAGCCCATCGGGTCCTTCAAGATCCGTGGGGCGGCCAACGCGATGGCGAGGCTCAGCCCGGAGGAGCTCTCCCGCGGGGTTTTGACCGCCTCCGCCGGCAACATGGCCCAGGGGGTGGCCTTTTGCGCGCGACGGCTGGGCATCCCCTGCACGGTGGTGGCCCCGGACACCGCCCCCGCCACCAAGGTGGCGGCCATCGAGCGGCTGGGGGGCCGCGTCCTCAAGGTCTCCTATGAGCGCTGGTGGCAGACCTTCGAGGAGCGGCGTTACCCGGGCCTCCCCGGCACCTTCATCCACGCCTTCGACGATCCCCAGGTGATGGCGGGAAACGGCACCATCGCCCTGGAGGTCCTGGAGGACCTGCCCGAGGTGGACGCCCTCGTCATACCCTGGGGCGGGGGAGGCCTCTTCTGCGGGATCGCCGCCGCCATGAAGGCCCGTAAGCCAGCCTGCCGACTCTTCGCGGCCGAGGTGGAGACCGCGGCTCCCCTCCGGGAGGCCCTGGCGGCGGGGGCGCCGCGGGTGGTCGAATACCGCCCCTCCTTTGTGGACGGCATCGGCGCCAAGACCGTCTTCCCCCGGATGCTGGACCGCGTACGGGGCCTCATCGACGACGCCCTCAAGGCGAGCCTGGCCGAGGTGGCGGCCGCGGTTCGCGTGCTGGCGGAGCGCAACCGCGTCATTGCCGAAGGCGCGGGGGCCTGCCCGGTGGCGTGTGCCCTCTCCGGGGGCGCGGGAAAGAGCAGGATCGTCTGCATCGTGTCCGGCGGGAACATCGACCTCGACCGGTTCTGCGCCGTCCTCTCCGGCACGTTCTGA
- a CDS encoding ornithine cyclodeaminase family protein, with amino-acid sequence MKILILSQAEVEKLLPMGECIDIMAVALLGLARGEAHQPLRMIVRPPGAAGLMALMPAYQGGARPAFGLKAVGVFPKNVEAGKDAHQGSVLLYSGETGELQALMNASAVTAIRTAAVSGVATRLLAREDAGDLAILGAGVQARSHLKAMAEVRSLRRVRVASRRLASAQAFAEEMAGCHPFPIEAVASVEAALKGADLIVTATSAAEPVVQRRWVAAGAHLNVVGASLPTRREVDAATMAAARLFVDRRESTLNESGDYLFALKEGAIGPDHIRAEIGELLLGSAPGRTSGEEITLFKSLGLAVEDLAAAAHVDRRARETGVGTWAEF; translated from the coding sequence ATGAAGATCCTGATCTTGAGCCAGGCCGAGGTGGAGAAACTTCTTCCCATGGGGGAATGCATCGACATCATGGCCGTGGCCCTCCTCGGCCTCGCGCGCGGAGAGGCCCACCAGCCGTTGCGCATGATCGTTCGCCCCCCGGGCGCGGCCGGGCTCATGGCCTTGATGCCCGCCTACCAGGGGGGGGCGAGGCCCGCCTTCGGCCTGAAGGCGGTGGGAGTCTTTCCGAAGAACGTGGAGGCGGGGAAGGACGCCCACCAGGGCAGCGTGCTGCTCTACAGCGGGGAGACGGGGGAGCTCCAAGCCCTGATGAACGCGTCCGCGGTGACCGCCATCCGGACCGCGGCCGTGTCCGGCGTCGCCACCCGCCTCCTGGCCCGGGAGGACGCGGGTGACCTCGCCATCCTCGGGGCCGGGGTCCAAGCGCGGTCGCACCTCAAGGCCATGGCGGAAGTGCGGAGCCTCCGGCGGGTCCGGGTGGCGAGCCGGCGGCTGGCCTCCGCCCAAGCCTTCGCGGAAGAGATGGCCGGGTGCCACCCCTTCCCCATCGAGGCGGTGGCGAGTGTGGAAGCCGCGCTCAAGGGGGCGGACCTGATCGTCACCGCCACCAGCGCCGCGGAGCCGGTGGTCCAGCGGAGGTGGGTGGCGGCGGGGGCGCACCTGAACGTGGTGGGGGCCAGCCTTCCCACCCGCCGGGAGGTGGACGCGGCCACCATGGCCGCCGCCCGACTCTTCGTGGACCGCCGGGAGTCGACGCTGAACGAGTCGGGGGACTACCTCTTTGCGCTAAAGGAGGGCGCGATCGGACCGGACCACATACGGGCCGAGATCGGCGAGCTCCTCTTGGGCTCCGCCCCCGGCCGCACCTCGGGGGAGGAGATCACGCTCTTCAAGTCGCTGGGCCTGGCCGTGGAGGACCTGGCCGCCGCCGCCCACGTCGATCGGCGGGCCCGCGAGACGGGGGTGGGGACGTGGGCGGAGTTCTGA
- a CDS encoding arylesterase produces MIARNALFLALLAAPARPEPAPTPRIILFLGTSLTAGYGLEDPAQAYPALIQAKLDAAGLRYRAVNAGVSGETSAGALRRLEWLLRTRVDVLVLETGGNDGLRGQDPEATRANIQAIFDRARRQSPPPRLVLAGMLALPNYGPEYGRRYRAVFPELAKKNDAVLIPFLLEGVAGIPSLNQADGIHPTAEGQRRVAETVWMALRPLLLGTPSGGAPSGSGLSQDKAP; encoded by the coding sequence ATGATAGCCAGAAACGCCCTCTTCCTCGCGCTCCTCGCCGCCCCCGCGCGCCCCGAGCCCGCTCCCACCCCTCGCATCATCCTCTTCCTGGGCACGAGCCTCACCGCCGGCTACGGCCTGGAGGATCCCGCCCAGGCCTATCCGGCCTTGATCCAGGCCAAGCTGGACGCGGCCGGCCTTCGCTACCGGGCCGTGAACGCGGGCGTGAGCGGCGAGACCTCGGCGGGGGCCCTGCGCCGCCTGGAATGGCTGCTGCGCACGAGAGTCGACGTGCTGGTGCTGGAGACGGGCGGCAACGACGGCCTGCGCGGCCAGGATCCGGAAGCGACCCGCGCCAACATCCAGGCCATCTTTGATCGGGCCCGCCGGCAGTCGCCCCCGCCCCGGCTGGTGCTGGCGGGCATGCTGGCCCTCCCCAACTACGGCCCCGAGTACGGCCGCCGGTACCGCGCGGTCTTTCCTGAGCTCGCGAAGAAGAACGACGCCGTGCTCATCCCCTTCCTGCTGGAGGGAGTCGCGGGAATCCCGTCCTTGAACCAGGCGGACGGCATCCATCCCACCGCGGAGGGGCAGAGGCGCGTGGCGGAGACGGTCTGGATGGCCCTCCGGCCCCTGCTCTTAGGGACACCGTCCGGGGGCGCCCCCTCCGGCTCGGGGTTGAGCCAAGATAAGGCCCCATGA
- a CDS encoding ABC transporter ATP-binding protein, translating to MLRCESLTKTYSSGGHELAVLKSITFSLEAGGFLAVAGPSGSGKTTLLGLLAGLDRPTQGDVWLDGQDLSSLSEDERARLRGEKVGFVFQSFHLIPTLTARENIQVPLELRGEEARDRAEELLARVGLADRGHHYPAQLSGGEQQRVALARAFSHRPRILFADEPTGNLDAATGATVIDLMAEMNRELGTTLVLVTHDHDLAARARRVIRLADGAMVADTASPAVRPAAPPQL from the coding sequence ATGCTGCGCTGCGAGTCGCTGACCAAGACGTACTCGTCCGGGGGGCACGAGCTCGCTGTCCTGAAAAGTATCACGTTCTCGCTGGAGGCCGGCGGCTTCCTGGCCGTGGCGGGCCCCTCGGGCAGTGGGAAGACCACCCTCCTCGGCCTCCTGGCCGGCCTCGACCGGCCCACCCAGGGCGACGTGTGGCTGGACGGCCAGGACCTCTCCTCCCTCAGCGAGGACGAGCGGGCCCGTCTGCGGGGAGAGAAGGTGGGCTTCGTCTTTCAATCCTTCCATCTGATCCCGACCCTGACCGCGCGCGAGAACATCCAGGTGCCCCTCGAGCTTCGGGGCGAGGAGGCCCGCGACCGGGCCGAGGAGCTGCTGGCCCGGGTGGGACTGGCCGACCGCGGCCACCACTACCCCGCCCAGCTCTCCGGGGGAGAACAGCAGCGCGTGGCTCTGGCCCGCGCGTTCAGCCACCGCCCCCGCATCCTGTTCGCGGACGAGCCCACCGGCAACCTGGACGCCGCCACCGGGGCCACCGTCATCGACCTCATGGCGGAGATGAACCGGGAGCTGGGCACCACTCTCGTGCTCGTGACCCACGACCACGACCTCGCGGCCCGCGCCCGCCGCGTGATCCGCCTGGCGGACGGCGCCATGGTGGCCGACACGGCTTCCCCCGCGGTCCGGCCGGCCGCCCCGCCCCAGCTTTGA
- a CDS encoding FtsX-like permease family protein: protein MKGLGFVLAMAGRESRASFRRISLIVSAIMVGVGALVAINSFTANLQDSVRRQAKALLGADLAVSSAARFSATTLALLEELKGAAGARGAAAEARVTSFAAMAYVPRTSGTRLVQVAAVEPGYPFYGEIETAPPGEWGRLPEDAGALVDPSLLTALGARVGDTLALGEARFLIRGTVLNVPGDVGVRSAFGPRVFIPAGRVEETGLLTFGSRGRYEAFFKLPEGADAQRLAELYRTPLNAERVNLRTVSEDQRRLNDTLTRLGRYLGLVALVALLLGGLGVASAVHVFVRNKMETVAVLRCLGASGGRVLAVYLVQSAAIGLLGSLAGALLGVLVQFALPRVLGGFLPVDVRIAPSWPAILGGVALGLWVATVFSLLPLLAVRHVSPLVVLRRAYEDSSPPPRTLGRGLARLAVALSVVALAVLQAGRLVPGLAFAAGAGVALLGLWLAALALTRAVRRFFPTRLPYLWRQGLANLYRPHNQTVTVVLALGFGTFLLSTLLLVQHNLLRDLRVDGGRARPNLVLFDIQPDQRPAVEAKMKEAGLPLGPAVPIVPMRILSVKGRVVTQVLGAPGSAEAVRGRWAFRREYRSTHRDTLEPSEHTVGGRFWDPGAGRGPVEGAPVPISMETGVAKELGVGVGDEIVWDVQGVPVPSRVASLREVEWVRFEPNFFVVFPEGPLDEAPQTYVMLSRIEDPGRRATFQRGIVEAFPNISALDLSLVQQAVEAILARVAWALRFMALFSLAAGAVVLLGALAASRHQRIREGVLLRTLGATRAQVLRVLIAEYMSLGVLASLIALLLSCAAGWALVRFGFDTGFHLPGPALVGLALGVVVLTLGVGLWSSTEVFRRTPLEVLRAE, encoded by the coding sequence TTGAAGGGCCTCGGCTTCGTCCTGGCCATGGCCGGGCGGGAGAGCCGCGCCTCCTTCCGCCGCATCAGTCTGATCGTGTCCGCCATCATGGTCGGGGTGGGGGCGCTCGTGGCCATCAACTCCTTCACCGCGAACCTGCAGGACTCCGTGCGGCGGCAGGCCAAGGCCCTGCTCGGTGCGGACCTCGCCGTCTCCAGCGCGGCCCGCTTCTCGGCCACGACCCTCGCCCTGCTCGAGGAGCTCAAGGGGGCGGCCGGGGCGCGGGGCGCCGCGGCCGAGGCGCGGGTCACGAGCTTCGCGGCCATGGCCTACGTGCCCCGGACATCGGGCACGCGCCTGGTGCAGGTGGCGGCGGTGGAGCCCGGCTACCCCTTCTACGGCGAGATCGAGACCGCGCCCCCCGGGGAATGGGGCCGGCTCCCTGAGGATGCGGGCGCGCTCGTGGACCCCTCGCTCCTCACCGCCCTGGGGGCGCGCGTGGGGGACACCCTCGCCCTCGGGGAGGCCCGGTTCCTGATCCGCGGCACCGTCCTGAACGTGCCCGGCGACGTGGGGGTGCGCTCGGCCTTCGGACCCCGCGTCTTCATCCCCGCCGGCCGCGTGGAGGAGACGGGCCTCCTGACCTTCGGTTCCCGCGGCCGCTACGAGGCCTTCTTCAAGCTCCCCGAGGGAGCCGACGCCCAGCGCCTGGCCGAGCTCTACCGCACGCCCCTGAACGCGGAGCGCGTCAACCTCCGCACCGTGTCCGAGGACCAGCGCCGGCTGAACGACACCTTGACCCGCCTGGGCCGCTACCTCGGGCTCGTGGCCCTGGTCGCCCTGCTTCTGGGCGGGCTGGGGGTGGCGAGCGCGGTCCACGTCTTCGTGCGGAACAAGATGGAGACGGTGGCCGTGCTCCGCTGCCTGGGGGCCAGCGGGGGCCGGGTCCTGGCCGTGTACCTCGTGCAGTCGGCGGCGATCGGCCTTCTGGGCAGCCTGGCCGGAGCCCTCCTGGGGGTGCTCGTCCAGTTCGCCTTGCCCCGGGTCCTGGGCGGGTTCCTGCCCGTGGACGTCCGCATCGCCCCCTCCTGGCCGGCGATCCTGGGCGGGGTCGCGCTCGGGCTTTGGGTAGCTACGGTCTTCTCTCTTCTGCCCCTGCTTGCGGTGCGGCACGTGTCGCCCCTCGTGGTCCTGAGGCGGGCCTACGAGGACAGCTCTCCTCCCCCCCGAACCCTCGGGCGGGGCCTAGCCCGGCTGGCCGTGGCCCTAAGCGTGGTGGCCCTGGCCGTGCTCCAGGCGGGTCGGCTGGTCCCGGGACTGGCCTTCGCGGCCGGCGCGGGGGTCGCCCTCTTGGGCCTCTGGCTGGCCGCCCTCGCCCTCACCCGCGCGGTCCGCCGCTTCTTCCCCACCCGCCTGCCCTACCTCTGGCGCCAGGGCCTGGCCAACCTCTACCGCCCCCACAACCAGACGGTCACGGTCGTGCTGGCTCTCGGCTTCGGGACCTTCCTGCTGAGCACGCTCCTGCTCGTCCAGCACAACCTGCTCCGCGACCTGCGCGTGGACGGGGGGCGGGCGCGTCCGAACCTCGTGCTCTTCGACATCCAGCCGGACCAGCGCCCCGCGGTCGAGGCAAAGATGAAGGAGGCCGGCCTGCCCCTGGGGCCGGCCGTGCCCATCGTCCCCATGCGGATCCTCTCCGTGAAGGGCCGCGTCGTGACGCAGGTGCTGGGCGCGCCGGGCTCGGCGGAGGCGGTGCGCGGACGCTGGGCCTTCCGGCGCGAATACCGCAGCACCCACCGCGACACCCTCGAGCCTTCGGAGCATACGGTAGGGGGGCGCTTCTGGGACCCCGGCGCGGGGCGCGGGCCCGTCGAGGGCGCCCCCGTTCCGATCTCGATGGAAACGGGGGTGGCCAAGGAGCTGGGGGTGGGCGTGGGCGACGAGATCGTGTGGGACGTGCAGGGCGTGCCCGTACCCTCCCGGGTCGCGAGCCTGCGCGAGGTGGAGTGGGTGCGCTTCGAGCCCAACTTCTTTGTAGTGTTTCCCGAGGGCCCGCTGGACGAGGCCCCCCAGACCTACGTCATGCTGAGCCGGATCGAGGACCCCGGGCGGCGGGCGACGTTCCAGCGCGGTATCGTGGAGGCCTTTCCCAACATCTCCGCCCTCGACCTCTCGCTGGTGCAGCAGGCGGTGGAGGCGATCCTGGCCCGGGTGGCCTGGGCGCTGCGCTTCATGGCCCTCTTCAGCCTGGCCGCAGGGGCGGTGGTGCTCCTGGGGGCCCTGGCCGCCAGCCGCCACCAGCGCATCCGCGAGGGCGTGCTCCTCCGCACCCTGGGGGCGACCCGGGCCCAGGTCCTGCGCGTGCTCATCGCCGAGTACATGAGCCTGGGCGTGCTCGCCTCCCTGATCGCTCTGCTGCTCTCCTGCGCAGCGGGCTGGGCTCTGGTGCGGTTCGGCTTCGACACCGGCTTCCATCTGCCCGGGCCGGCCCTCGTCGGCCTCGCTCTCGGGGTGGTCGTCCTCACCCTGGGGGTCGGCCTCTGGAGCAGCACCGAGGTCTTCCGTCGGACGCCGCTCGAGGTTCTGCGGGCGGAGTGA
- a CDS encoding peptidylprolyl isomerase translates to MSEGGGRAPFLAAVTLAAAASVVAGPPATTPKAPEPLPPETEAVVETSLGSFTIKLLPELAPSHVQLFVKTAKAGGYNGTTFHRIIAGGIIQGGDPLSKDKSQSARYGTGGLGLLKAEFSSRPLTRGTVAAVRRPSSPDSAGTQFFVCLADQPSLTGQYTVYGQVIAGQEVADRIGQTPVDGDRARDRVEMTVTVKKP, encoded by the coding sequence ATGAGTGAGGGCGGGGGTCGAGCCCCCTTCCTGGCCGCGGTCACCCTGGCCGCGGCCGCCTCCGTCGTCGCGGGCCCGCCCGCGACGACGCCCAAGGCGCCCGAGCCCCTGCCCCCGGAGACGGAAGCGGTGGTCGAGACCAGCCTCGGATCGTTCACGATCAAACTCCTGCCCGAGCTCGCCCCGAGCCACGTCCAGCTGTTCGTGAAGACCGCGAAGGCGGGCGGCTACAACGGCACCACGTTCCACCGGATCATCGCGGGCGGGATCATCCAGGGCGGGGATCCCCTCTCCAAGGACAAGAGCCAGAGCGCCCGCTACGGCACGGGCGGCCTGGGCCTGCTGAAGGCGGAGTTCTCCTCCCGGCCCCTGACTCGGGGCACGGTGGCCGCCGTCCGGCGCCCCTCGAGCCCGGACAGCGCGGGAACACAGTTCTTCGTCTGCCTCGCGGACCAGCCGTCCCTCACCGGTCAGTACACCGTCTACGGGCAAGTCATCGCAGGCCAGGAGGTGGCGGACCGGATCGGGCAGACGCCGGTGGACGGAGACCGGGCCCGCGACCGCGTGGAGATGACGGTGACGGTCAAGAAGCCCTGA